One window from the genome of Fulvivirga lutea encodes:
- a CDS encoding MltF family protein, which translates to MGSYAQKYLIILFLYFIGCTPSGQESDKLSSRDKSAVNPVKFDLDKIKKRGSIIAIVDNSSTGYFIYKGQPMGYEYELLKKYADEQKLRLDTRLITSIDQAFEMLNKGEGDIIAFSLTVTKERKDIVAFTDYHFTTRQVLVQKKPDNWREITKDETEDALIRNQVNLIGKQVNVRKGSAYIERLKNLSNEIGGDIIIVEEPDTVETEGIIREVSKGNVEYTVADEMVADVNAAYYPNIDVKTPISFPQQIAWAVRKNSPKLLESVNKWLKKIKKKPTFNVIYRKYYNSPRSSLLRVKSEFSSSGGGKISPYDELVKDAATKLDWDWKLIVAQMYRESRFDPKAKSWAGAYGLMQLIPETGRRYGARNMFDPEQNINAAISYMDYLDSLWAKTIDDKRVRQKFVLASYNVGLGHVEDARNLAEKYDHDPTQWEGNVAKYLRLKSNKEYFTDPIVTSGYCRGDEPVNYVRDIFNYYEQYNQLIGS; encoded by the coding sequence ATGGGCTCTTATGCGCAGAAGTACTTAATCATACTATTTCTTTACTTCATTGGCTGTACACCCTCTGGCCAGGAGAGTGATAAGCTGTCATCAAGAGATAAGTCTGCAGTTAATCCTGTCAAATTCGATTTAGATAAAATAAAAAAGCGAGGCTCCATCATTGCAATTGTTGACAATAGTAGCACTGGCTACTTTATCTACAAAGGCCAACCCATGGGCTATGAGTATGAATTGCTCAAAAAGTATGCAGATGAACAAAAACTCAGATTGGATACCAGACTTATAACTAGTATCGATCAGGCCTTTGAAATGTTAAATAAGGGTGAAGGAGATATTATTGCCTTCTCATTAACAGTTACTAAGGAAAGGAAGGACATTGTGGCTTTTACCGACTATCATTTTACTACCCGCCAGGTGCTGGTTCAGAAGAAACCTGATAATTGGAGAGAAATCACAAAAGATGAAACTGAGGATGCCTTAATTAGAAATCAAGTTAATTTAATTGGAAAGCAAGTTAATGTGCGAAAAGGCTCAGCTTACATTGAACGTTTAAAGAATTTATCGAATGAAATTGGTGGTGATATTATCATAGTTGAAGAACCAGATACTGTTGAAACAGAAGGAATCATCAGAGAAGTATCGAAAGGTAATGTAGAATATACGGTGGCCGATGAAATGGTTGCTGATGTAAATGCAGCTTATTATCCGAACATTGACGTTAAAACTCCAATAAGTTTTCCGCAGCAAATTGCCTGGGCAGTTAGAAAAAATTCTCCAAAGCTTTTAGAGTCGGTTAATAAATGGTTGAAGAAAATAAAGAAGAAACCAACTTTTAACGTAATCTATAGAAAGTATTATAATAGCCCCAGAAGCTCTCTGCTGCGGGTTAAAAGTGAATTTTCCTCATCTGGAGGCGGTAAAATCTCACCTTATGATGAATTGGTGAAAGACGCTGCTACCAAACTAGACTGGGATTGGAAATTGATTGTAGCACAGATGTATAGAGAAAGTAGGTTTGATCCGAAAGCAAAATCATGGGCCGGGGCTTATGGCCTGATGCAATTAATACCCGAAACAGGAAGGCGGTACGGAGCCAGAAATATGTTTGACCCGGAGCAAAATATCAATGCTGCCATTTCATATATGGATTATTTAGATAGTTTGTGGGCGAAAACTATTGATGATAAAAGAGTACGACAGAAATTTGTTCTTGCATCTTATAATGTTGGATTAGGGCATGTAGAGGATGCTCGAAATTTGGCCGAAAAATACGATCATGATCCAACTCAGTGGGAGGGAAATGTAGCAAAATATCTGCGCCTAAAATCTAATAAAGAATACTTCACTGATCCTATAGTTACTTCTGGGTATTGCCGCGGTGATGAACCT
- a CDS encoding DUF4286 family protein has translation MVLYNVTVGIDPDIEAEWLLWMKENHIPAVMATGKFVEHKMFKVLTQQEEETISYSVQYYAQTMNDVELYLNEHAPRLVEEHMKRYKNKHVAFRTLLEQV, from the coding sequence ATGGTATTATATAATGTAACAGTGGGAATTGACCCTGATATTGAAGCTGAATGGCTATTATGGATGAAGGAAAACCATATTCCTGCAGTGATGGCAACTGGTAAGTTTGTTGAACATAAAATGTTTAAAGTTCTAACTCAGCAAGAGGAGGAAACTATTTCCTACAGTGTGCAATATTATGCTCAAACGATGAATGATGTTGAATTATACCTCAATGAACATGCACCCAGGTTAGTAGAAGAACATATGAAAAGGTATAAAAACAAGCATGTAGCATTTAGAACGCTACTGGAGCAGGTCTAA
- a CDS encoding DUF1987 domain-containing protein, with protein MKTLYFEATEDSPLVLLNAESNKFILKGRSFMEDPVPFQSAILEWLRNYIITAEKTLDVTIELEYVSSSSHHMLLNIMAELNKYYIFNKSINVSWAYYSNDEFMKDLVQEFRESFSIPIKELVLA; from the coding sequence ATGAAAACACTCTATTTTGAAGCAACTGAAGACTCACCCCTAGTATTGTTGAATGCTGAGTCAAATAAGTTTATTTTGAAAGGACGTTCTTTTATGGAAGATCCTGTGCCTTTTCAATCCGCGATTCTGGAATGGCTTCGTAACTATATAATTACTGCAGAAAAAACTTTAGATGTTACGATAGAATTAGAATATGTAAGTTCTTCGAGCCATCATATGCTGCTTAATATTATGGCTGAACTTAACAAGTACTATATTTTTAATAAGTCAATAAATGTTAGCTGGGCCTATTATTCTAATGATGAATTTATGAAAGATTTAGTGCAGGAATTTAGAGAATCGTTCAGTATTCCAATTAAAGAATTAGTGCTTGCTTAA
- a CDS encoding GNAT family N-acetyltransferase, giving the protein MINIREGVKNDLPRVLELIKELAVYEKAGDQVDNTVEQMEKDGFGANPIFGLYVAESNGDIVGIAIYYYRYSTWKGKRMYLEDIVVTQEHRGKGIGKLLFEQVINKGKAENCSGMVWQVLDWNEPAINFYKKYYQAYLDAEWINCSIDLSKH; this is encoded by the coding sequence ATGATTAATATCAGAGAAGGAGTTAAAAATGACCTACCCAGAGTGTTGGAGCTGATCAAAGAGTTGGCAGTTTATGAAAAGGCTGGTGATCAGGTAGACAACACCGTTGAACAGATGGAAAAAGATGGCTTCGGAGCGAACCCAATATTTGGATTATATGTGGCGGAAAGTAATGGTGATATTGTTGGCATTGCCATTTATTATTATCGCTACTCCACATGGAAGGGTAAGAGAATGTATTTGGAAGATATTGTCGTTACACAGGAGCATCGGGGTAAAGGCATTGGTAAACTACTTTTTGAGCAAGTGATTAACAAAGGCAAGGCAGAGAATTGTTCAGGTATGGTATGGCAGGTATTAGATTGGAATGAGCCGGCAATTAATTTTTACAAAAAGTATTATCAGGCATATTTAGATGCTGAATGGATTAATTGCTCTATCGATTTAAGCAAGCACTAA
- a CDS encoding tryptophan-rich sensory protein, translating to MKLIYYRALNTIGLILVLVTNYLANALPINGYSTGELSSFYPNLFVPAGITFSIWGIIYLLLIIFIIMQWKTSNDNVVKNLGTLFFMNCLLDTSWILVWHYRYEELSVLIMLGLLTNLISIYLRLGNLSFNSVIDKFIVKTPFNIYFGWICVATIANITTLLVHWEFSPAYPEYWTIAMIMVTPVLVFLVNRKGINLFYTATIIWALSGIAYKRSMEGGPEVIMIACYVAIALAASSYFIRLAQRKFS from the coding sequence ATGAAACTAATCTATTATCGAGCGCTCAATACTATTGGTCTTATTCTGGTTTTGGTAACTAATTATTTGGCTAATGCGCTGCCTATTAATGGCTATTCAACAGGTGAACTCTCTTCGTTTTATCCAAACTTGTTTGTGCCTGCCGGTATCACATTTTCTATTTGGGGTATCATTTATCTGCTGTTGATTATTTTCATAATCATGCAATGGAAAACCAGTAATGATAATGTTGTTAAGAATTTAGGGACACTCTTTTTTATGAATTGCCTTTTAGACACCTCATGGATACTGGTCTGGCATTATAGATATGAGGAATTATCTGTTTTAATCATGCTAGGGCTTCTCACTAATTTAATCAGTATTTATTTGAGGCTAGGTAACCTTAGTTTTAATTCAGTTATCGATAAGTTCATCGTAAAAACTCCATTCAATATTTACTTCGGGTGGATTTGTGTTGCCACTATTGCAAATATTACCACATTACTCGTTCATTGGGAGTTTAGTCCAGCTTACCCAGAATACTGGACAATTGCCATGATAATGGTAACTCCTGTGCTGGTTTTTCTGGTTAATCGAAAAGGAATAAACCTATTCTACACCGCAACAATAATTTGGGCTCTCAGTGGTATAGCATACAAGAGAAGTATGGAAGGTGGCCCTGAAGTGATCATGATCGCTTGTTATGTTGCTATTGCACTAGCTGCTTCAAGTTATTTTATCAGACTAGCGCAACGCAAATTTTCATAA
- the serS gene encoding serine--tRNA ligase has protein sequence MLEVNRVRAEKEKVISALEKRQLKDASSLINRIIEVDDERKATQTKNDEILAEANQLSKQIGQLMKSGNKEEAEAIKNKSSELKSESKNLTEKLNSLEDELRQLLYKVPNTPNSNVPAGANAEANEVVYEHGSVPTLHDGALPHWELIKKYDIIDFELGNKVSGAGFPFYKGKGARLQRAMINFFLDEAVKMGFEEVQPPIVINEDSGYGTGQLPDKDGQMYHITEENYFLIPTAEVPITNMYRDVIVEVDKLPIKHVGYTPCFRREAGSWGAHVRGLNRLHQFDKVEIVQIQHPDKSYKSLDEMCKYVQGLLEKLELPYRVLNLCAGDLGFTSAQTFDMEVFSAAQQKWLEVSSVSNFETFQANRLKLRYRGDDKKTQLLHTLNGSALALPRIIASILENNQTPEGIKIPKILVPYTGFDMIN, from the coding sequence ATGCTAGAAGTAAATCGCGTACGTGCAGAGAAAGAGAAAGTAATAAGTGCTCTTGAAAAACGTCAGTTAAAAGATGCTTCATCTTTAATTAATAGAATTATTGAAGTGGATGACGAAAGGAAAGCAACTCAGACCAAAAACGATGAAATTCTTGCTGAGGCAAATCAACTTTCTAAGCAAATTGGCCAACTTATGAAAAGTGGTAATAAAGAAGAGGCCGAAGCGATTAAAAATAAAAGCAGTGAATTAAAATCTGAAAGTAAGAATCTTACTGAAAAACTCAATTCATTGGAAGATGAGTTAAGACAATTATTATACAAAGTTCCTAACACACCAAATTCTAATGTTCCTGCTGGCGCAAATGCAGAGGCAAATGAGGTTGTTTACGAACATGGAAGCGTACCTACCTTACATGATGGAGCATTACCACATTGGGAGCTGATCAAAAAATACGACATTATTGATTTTGAACTAGGCAATAAAGTTTCAGGGGCTGGATTTCCATTCTATAAAGGAAAAGGGGCAAGACTTCAGCGTGCTATGATAAACTTCTTTTTAGACGAAGCCGTAAAAATGGGCTTCGAAGAAGTGCAGCCACCCATTGTGATCAATGAAGATTCAGGCTACGGTACAGGTCAGTTGCCTGATAAGGATGGCCAGATGTATCATATTACTGAGGAGAATTATTTTTTGATACCTACAGCCGAGGTACCAATTACAAACATGTATAGAGATGTGATCGTTGAAGTGGACAAACTTCCTATCAAGCATGTTGGCTACACCCCTTGTTTTAGGAGAGAAGCAGGTTCTTGGGGTGCGCATGTGAGAGGTTTAAATAGATTACATCAGTTTGATAAAGTGGAGATTGTACAAATACAGCATCCGGATAAATCGTACAAGAGCCTGGATGAGATGTGTAAATATGTACAGGGCTTATTGGAGAAATTGGAATTGCCTTATAGAGTGTTAAATCTGTGTGCCGGTGATTTAGGTTTTACGTCTGCACAAACATTTGATATGGAGGTATTCTCTGCGGCTCAGCAAAAATGGTTAGAGGTAAGTTCTGTAAGTAATTTCGAGACTTTTCAAGCCAACAGGCTAAAACTTAGGTACAGAGGTGATGATAAGAAAACCCAACTACTGCACACACTTAATGGCAGTGCATTAGCATTACCAAGAATTATCGCTTCAATACTAGAGAATAATCAAACTCCTGAAGGTATAAAAATACCAAAGATACTGGTGCCTTACACAGGTTTCGATATGATCAATTAA
- the rho gene encoding transcription termination factor Rho, with protein sequence MYTIEELNVRLLSELKEIAEELSLKNYKKLSKEELVYKILDQQAITPEEKLPKKKTSEEKPAQEQKKRPRKRENVTEKKDAKDMNADELLESFDIELEKTAGSSDDKKDSKTDNSKSDNKGKPDRKDNKSEKKVDRSSNKENKDDRGDRGGNRDHKKKESAIKDFDGVIENEGVLEIMQDGYGFLRSSDYNYLASPDDIYVSPSQIKLFGLKTGDTVQGQIRPPKEGEKYFALLRVGTVNGKTTEEIRDRVSFEYLTPLFPEEKIKLSTKPDNYSTRILDLFSPIGKGQRGMIVAQPKTGKTVLLKNVANAIAENHPECYLIILLIDERPEEVTDMARSVKAEVISSTFDEQAERHVKVSSMVLEKAKRMVECGHDVVILLDSITRLARAYNTVVPSSGKILSGGVDANALHKPKRFFGAARNVENGGSLTIIATALIETGSKMDEVIFEEFKGTGNMELQLDRKLSNKRVYPAIDVPASGTRREDLLMSEEELQRVWILRKFMSDMNSNEAMDFLLSKMRGTRNNEEFLISMNG encoded by the coding sequence ATGTATACGATTGAAGAATTAAACGTCAGGCTTCTTTCTGAATTGAAAGAAATAGCTGAAGAATTAAGCCTGAAAAACTACAAGAAACTCTCAAAAGAAGAGCTTGTTTACAAAATCCTTGATCAACAAGCCATCACTCCAGAAGAAAAGCTTCCTAAAAAGAAAACCTCAGAAGAAAAGCCGGCTCAAGAACAAAAGAAGCGTCCTAGAAAAAGAGAAAACGTAACTGAAAAGAAAGATGCTAAAGACATGAATGCCGATGAGCTATTAGAGTCTTTTGACATTGAACTTGAAAAGACTGCCGGCTCTAGCGATGATAAAAAAGATTCTAAGACAGATAATTCTAAGTCAGACAACAAAGGAAAGCCCGATAGAAAGGATAACAAATCTGAAAAGAAGGTCGATCGCAGTTCTAACAAAGAAAATAAAGATGATCGTGGCGACAGAGGAGGAAACAGAGATCACAAGAAAAAAGAAAGCGCCATTAAAGACTTTGATGGTGTAATAGAAAATGAAGGGGTGCTGGAAATCATGCAAGATGGCTATGGTTTCTTAAGGTCTTCAGATTATAACTATTTGGCCAGTCCAGATGATATATATGTCTCTCCATCGCAGATTAAACTATTTGGTTTAAAAACTGGGGATACAGTTCAGGGACAAATCAGGCCACCAAAAGAAGGTGAAAAGTATTTTGCCCTTCTTAGAGTTGGTACTGTTAACGGAAAAACCACTGAGGAAATAAGAGATAGAGTTTCTTTTGAATACTTAACCCCTCTTTTCCCAGAAGAAAAAATAAAACTGAGCACTAAGCCCGATAACTATTCTACAAGAATTTTAGACTTATTTTCTCCTATAGGAAAAGGTCAGAGAGGTATGATTGTAGCTCAGCCAAAAACAGGTAAAACTGTATTGTTAAAGAACGTGGCCAATGCCATTGCCGAGAACCATCCGGAATGTTATTTGATCATTCTACTTATTGACGAACGTCCTGAAGAAGTAACAGATATGGCCAGAAGTGTAAAAGCAGAGGTTATCTCTTCTACTTTCGATGAGCAGGCCGAAAGACATGTTAAAGTATCGAGCATGGTGCTTGAGAAAGCTAAAAGGATGGTAGAGTGTGGCCACGATGTTGTTATACTTCTTGATTCAATCACAAGACTTGCGAGAGCTTACAACACTGTTGTACCATCATCAGGTAAAATACTTTCTGGTGGTGTGGATGCGAATGCACTACATAAGCCTAAAAGATTCTTCGGTGCGGCAAGAAATGTAGAGAATGGTGGTTCACTTACTATTATTGCTACTGCATTAATTGAAACAGGTTCTAAGATGGACGAGGTTATCTTCGAAGAATTTAAAGGTACAGGAAACATGGAATTGCAATTGGATAGAAAACTATCTAACAAGAGAGTTTATCCTGCTATTGATGTTCCTGCTTCTGGCACAAGAAGAGAAGACTTACTCATGTCAGAGGAAGAGCTACAGAGAGTTTGGATACTACGCAAATTCATGTCTGATATGAATTCGAATGAAGCTATGGATTTCCTACTTTCAAAAATGAGAGGCACGCGAAATAACGAAGAGTTCCTGATTTCCATGAACGGATAA
- a CDS encoding sulfite exporter TauE/SafE family protein: MIIYTLLFIAGLIGGLLAGITGVGTGFIMIAVIPLALANMGIPDVLIVQLTIANTIFATMCSSFLNNVQLMIKRKMYWNETFILAMVAGATASILLQLIVYNSTYSKEAYNTIIIVLLAYIIIRTLSKLRKRLEEKENITLPKLIVTGISGGAVAALTGLGGGSMVIPMLNLWMKVDIIKAKKISYGTIFITSLLLTFLNIVNKPSIELSYSHIGFILFPVALPLAAGVIIGSPLGLKLGEKTPARVISYLFLTIIGIVMLRKIIELL, encoded by the coding sequence ATGATTATATACACCTTACTTTTTATTGCCGGTTTAATAGGAGGGCTGTTAGCTGGCATCACCGGTGTGGGCACTGGTTTTATAATGATAGCTGTTATACCCTTGGCGCTGGCCAATATGGGTATTCCTGATGTGTTAATTGTACAACTCACGATTGCCAATACAATTTTTGCTACCATGTGCTCCTCTTTTCTGAACAACGTACAGTTAATGATTAAACGAAAAATGTATTGGAATGAAACCTTCATTCTGGCCATGGTGGCTGGAGCAACGGCTTCTATTCTTTTACAGTTAATTGTTTACAATTCTACCTATTCTAAAGAGGCCTATAATACGATTATTATAGTATTACTAGCCTATATAATTATTAGAACGCTTAGCAAACTCAGAAAACGCTTGGAGGAGAAAGAGAATATTACTCTTCCAAAATTAATAGTAACTGGAATAAGCGGTGGTGCAGTGGCTGCACTTACAGGCCTTGGTGGTGGTTCAATGGTAATACCAATGCTGAACCTTTGGATGAAGGTAGATATTATAAAGGCCAAGAAAATTAGCTATGGTACCATTTTTATCACCTCGCTCTTACTTACATTTCTGAATATCGTTAATAAACCTTCAATTGAATTAAGCTATTCGCATATAGGGTTTATTCTTTTTCCTGTGGCACTTCCATTAGCTGCTGGAGTAATTATCGGTTCCCCATTGGGCCTTAAATTGGGTGAAAAAACTCCCGCCAGAGTAATTTCTTACCTCTTCTTAACGATCATTGGAATTGTGATGCTTCGCAAAATCATTGAGTTGCTCTGA
- the sdaAA gene encoding L-serine ammonia-lyase, iron-sulfur-dependent, subunit alpha produces MALLFNDFASWKEYCVEHKVPLFQPVLDYEKEQKGRNETDVWSGLQRAYDVMKEAVDTGLSEDMSSRSGMINNGAKKVYQNEKTVLSREFQNLISRALAAKEVNSCMGRIVAAPTAGASGILPGTLYTLQEIHGLEDKKILEGLLIGAGIALIIEQKASLAGAVGGCQAETGSAAAMASGAIVYCLGGDIDQIFNAVAITVQCMLGLVCDPVAGLVEVPCVVRNASAAAIANSSAQIALSNVSAVIPVDECIDAMGEVGQSMENRYKETAMGGLAATKTGQAISKKVLIQDIEILPDENPEE; encoded by the coding sequence ATGGCGCTATTATTTAATGATTTTGCTAGTTGGAAAGAATATTGCGTAGAACACAAAGTTCCATTATTTCAACCTGTTCTTGATTACGAAAAAGAACAAAAAGGAAGAAATGAAACTGATGTTTGGTCGGGACTACAACGTGCTTATGACGTCATGAAAGAAGCAGTAGATACCGGCCTCTCTGAAGACATGTCTTCACGGTCAGGCATGATAAACAATGGAGCCAAAAAGGTTTATCAAAACGAAAAAACTGTGCTTTCCAGGGAATTTCAAAATCTGATTTCAAGAGCACTTGCAGCTAAAGAAGTAAATTCATGTATGGGAAGAATTGTAGCCGCACCTACTGCCGGGGCTTCAGGCATTCTTCCTGGCACACTTTATACACTTCAGGAAATTCATGGACTCGAGGATAAAAAAATATTAGAAGGACTATTAATTGGCGCTGGCATTGCGTTAATCATTGAACAAAAAGCTTCGCTAGCGGGTGCTGTTGGTGGTTGTCAGGCAGAAACCGGTAGTGCTGCAGCCATGGCTTCTGGTGCTATTGTTTATTGTTTGGGCGGAGATATCGATCAAATTTTTAACGCGGTAGCGATAACGGTGCAGTGTATGCTCGGCCTTGTTTGTGATCCTGTTGCTGGTTTGGTGGAAGTACCTTGCGTGGTGCGTAATGCAAGTGCAGCGGCCATAGCTAATTCTTCCGCACAAATTGCACTTTCAAATGTGAGTGCCGTTATCCCAGTAGATGAATGCATTGATGCTATGGGTGAAGTAGGGCAAAGCATGGAAAACAGATATAAAGAAACTGCCATGGGTGGTTTAGCTGCTACCAAAACCGGTCAGGCTATTTCTAAAAAAGTTCTTATTCAGGATATAGAAATTCTTCCGGATGAGAATCCTGAGGAATAA
- a CDS encoding calcium/sodium antiporter, protein MLLDIVMLIVGLFVLIMGGDFLVRGASSLALRAHISPLVVGLTVVAFGTSAPELLISIKAALEGSPDMTMGNVVGSNICNLALVLGITALIGPINVQKDSIKIDWPVCMGSALILYFVVKEKDAVIDSIEGLVFILLLIVYTVYIIRKSRKETKALRDSEEDLDLPEVSNNLIKDSLYILGGCAGLYFGADWFVGGAKEMASFLGVSERVIGITVLALGTSLPELVTAIVASIKKETDLALGNLMGSNIFNILSILGITSIIQDIHVSEAIIHQDMTVMLGITLLILPLMLYKRRMARFAGGLLLLIYLVYTYSVIS, encoded by the coding sequence ATGTTATTAGATATTGTAATGCTTATAGTTGGATTGTTTGTCCTCATTATGGGAGGCGACTTTCTCGTACGTGGGGCTTCCAGTCTTGCCTTAAGAGCACATATATCTCCATTGGTTGTGGGCCTTACTGTTGTAGCATTTGGCACATCGGCCCCTGAATTATTGATAAGTATTAAAGCTGCTTTGGAAGGAAGCCCTGACATGACCATGGGTAATGTGGTTGGATCCAATATCTGCAACTTGGCGTTAGTACTTGGCATTACAGCACTCATCGGCCCAATTAATGTTCAAAAAGATTCAATAAAGATAGACTGGCCAGTATGCATGGGCAGCGCACTAATATTGTATTTCGTAGTAAAAGAAAAAGATGCAGTTATCGATTCTATTGAAGGATTGGTTTTTATACTTCTTTTAATAGTTTACACCGTTTATATAATAAGGAAGTCAAGGAAGGAGACCAAGGCTCTTAGAGATTCTGAGGAGGATTTAGATCTACCAGAAGTTTCGAATAACCTGATTAAAGATTCATTATACATTCTTGGTGGCTGTGCTGGCTTATACTTTGGTGCCGATTGGTTTGTAGGTGGTGCAAAAGAAATGGCCTCTTTCTTAGGTGTAAGTGAAAGGGTTATTGGTATTACAGTTTTAGCATTAGGAACTAGCTTGCCTGAATTAGTAACAGCTATTGTGGCCTCAATTAAGAAAGAAACTGATCTGGCATTAGGTAACCTGATGGGATCTAACATCTTTAATATTCTTTCAATTCTAGGCATCACAAGTATCATTCAAGATATTCACGTTAGTGAGGCCATCATTCATCAGGATATGACGGTAATGCTGGGCATCACTCTTTTGATTCTTCCTTTGATGCTTTATAAGCGTAGAATGGCAAGATTTGCGGGTGGTTTATTACTTCTTATCTATTTAGTATATACATACAGTGTGATATCCTAA
- the upp gene encoding uracil phosphoribosyltransferase — protein MVVVINEKASIANHFLYELRHKGIQKDRAKFRLNLKKLGQIMGYEVSKSLKYSTQQVETPLATANVELLSEQPVLVTILRASIPFFNGFLDYFEQSDVAFIGEYRQEGTSEVSVKLDYVAAPKIKGRPLIIIDPMLATGKSLIKAFNQLSVNGLPSSVHFVSAVAAPEGINYIADHLSIDYTIWTASLDEKLNEHSFIVPGLGDAGDLSFGEKL, from the coding sequence ATGGTTGTAGTTATAAATGAAAAGGCATCTATTGCCAATCATTTTCTATATGAGTTGAGGCACAAAGGTATTCAAAAGGATCGGGCCAAATTCAGACTTAATTTGAAAAAATTAGGTCAAATCATGGGTTATGAGGTGTCCAAGTCATTGAAGTATAGCACGCAACAGGTGGAAACACCTTTAGCAACCGCTAATGTAGAGCTACTTTCCGAACAGCCCGTGTTAGTAACAATATTAAGAGCATCAATACCTTTTTTTAATGGATTCTTAGATTACTTCGAGCAATCCGATGTAGCATTTATAGGTGAGTACAGGCAAGAAGGCACATCTGAGGTTTCGGTAAAATTAGACTATGTAGCAGCACCGAAAATAAAAGGTAGACCATTAATAATTATTGACCCTATGTTGGCTACCGGTAAGTCCCTTATCAAGGCTTTTAATCAGTTGAGTGTAAATGGATTGCCAAGTTCAGTACATTTTGTCTCAGCAGTTGCTGCACCAGAGGGAATTAACTATATTGCCGACCATTTGTCCATAGACTACACTATTTGGACTGCTTCATTAGATGAGAAACTCAATGAGCATTCATTTATTGTGCCTGGTCTGGGGGATGCCGGTGACCTAAGTTTTGGAGAAAAGTTATAG
- a CDS encoding M20/M25/M40 family metallo-hydrolase, whose translation MSDFTLLKNLCQIHAPSGNEAPIKEFLLSYIENNKSNWKVEPQVIHGEEFQDCIILKFGKPRTAIFAHIDSIGYTVRYEDQLVPIGGPHAESGTKLVGEDSLGPIECELLITEDQQVKYKFGRAIDTGTDLTYKCDFRETKQYITTCYLDNRLGVFSALKVAETLENGVIVFSCWEEHGGGSVPYLIKYIYENWKVRNALISDITWVTDGVHPGNGVVVSMRDRNIPRRAFINKIVGLAQSSKIPFQLEVEANGSSDGREIQTSPYPVDWCFIGAPEDNVHSPDETVNKKDIASMIELYSYLMKKL comes from the coding sequence ATGAGTGACTTTACACTGTTAAAAAATTTATGCCAAATTCATGCTCCTTCTGGAAATGAGGCTCCAATCAAAGAATTTTTATTATCCTACATAGAAAATAATAAGTCAAATTGGAAAGTTGAGCCTCAGGTAATTCATGGTGAAGAATTTCAAGATTGTATCATTCTAAAATTTGGTAAACCCAGAACAGCCATTTTCGCTCATATAGATTCAATTGGATATACAGTAAGGTATGAAGATCAGCTCGTGCCGATAGGTGGGCCACATGCAGAATCCGGCACCAAATTGGTTGGTGAAGATAGTCTTGGTCCAATAGAATGTGAGCTATTGATTACAGAAGACCAACAAGTAAAATATAAGTTTGGCAGAGCCATCGATACAGGAACTGATCTTACATATAAATGTGATTTTAGGGAAACTAAGCAATATATAACCACCTGTTATCTTGATAACCGTTTGGGTGTATTTTCAGCATTAAAAGTAGCTGAAACGTTAGAAAATGGGGTTATTGTCTTTAGTTGCTGGGAGGAGCATGGCGGTGGATCTGTCCCCTATTTGATCAAATATATTTATGAAAATTGGAAAGTAAGAAATGCCTTGATCTCTGACATTACATGGGTTACTGACGGTGTTCATCCTGGTAATGGAGTTGTTGTTAGTATGCGTGACAGGAACATCCCCAGAAGAGCTTTCATCAATAAAATTGTTGGTTTAGCACAATCCAGTAAAATCCCCTTCCAACTAGAAGTGGAAGCCAATGGCAGTAGCGATGGCAGAGAAATTCAAACTTCTCCATATCCTGTAGACTGGTGCTTTATAGGAGCCCCGGAGGATAATGTTCATTCACCTGACGAAACCGTTAATAAAAAGGATATAGCCTCCATGATAGAACTATATTCCTACTTAATGAAAAAACTATAG